Below is a genomic region from Zea mays cultivar B73 chromosome 9, Zm-B73-REFERENCE-NAM-5.0, whole genome shotgun sequence.
AGTATCAACAATAGTCTCAAGAAGCTAATGCGCTGTGCACAGGAATTCACGGCTTAAAAATGCATAAACATCTATAACGCCAGATGTTAACGATGCTTCTTAGCTGCATTTTTTGTTCTGATAAATGAATGAGTGACTAAATAAATAACGGAAACATGCATGGGGCCATACACATGCACGTTTTTTTATCTCAACCATGCAACAGATTGCACGTCATCACCCTTTTCCTCGCTACCAGCCAACACTGCCGCTATTCCACCAGCAGTCGCCGCATGGAGGATCTGCGCGCTGGGGCttgagggcggccgagccgccgCCGAATCTGACGGGCAACAAGCACACGGGCTCGCAGGTGATATACGCGATGAAGAGTAAATCGCAGATCCACTCAAAATTTCATACCGTGATTCCTGGTTCGACAAACAAAAcgaagcctgtcgcgtaggacagttcggctaggccgagGGACCTGCCGGCTTGATGGAGAGTTGATGTCGATCGGATccgcagcaacgtcgaggtagagcgtgctaataacgtgttgagaactacgtcacaacggatcaccagatccgcttccttcccccgtcagcagtagaggcgcaagaagctgtagaagacccgtctcccttcccataagcacgacagaggaaacacacgagacactggatatagggttgggcctctggcctctttctgatctctgtattatgagggggtgtacatgttccttatatagagatgtgagacccctcaggggcaaagcagatatttgcccacataaccctaactagggttacttaacacaaaGGACACATCTTCCTACATTCTTCTGTCAAATGTATACTCTGCATCAGGAAGTTAGCAGAGTGTGTCTATGGTCGGTAGGGAGATTAAGTAGAAGGGGCTGAAGAGGATCACCGGCTGCAGTTGGAAGTTAGCAGAGTTTGTCAAATGTATTCTTCAATGGAGACTATACTGGTTGCGTGCCGTGTCTGGGCCAGCACGGCCCGACGGAAGCCCGTCGTGCTTTAGGGCCGTGCTGAGCTTTATTTCAACCCATCTGGCCCGATAAGGCACGACCCGACTATTTTTCGTGCTATCTTAGCCCGACTAATCTAGGCCTTGCAGCACTAGGCCGCGTCACTTAATGGGTCCCCGTCATCTCATCATGGCGTCCAGATATGTTTTTCCTTTTATGTTTTTACATATACAACATATATATTATTGTGTAGTGTATATACACTACTTGCCGCTGGTTTTTGTATACCGGTGCATATTCGACATACTCTCTGTGGCTCCCCTACATCTCCTAGAGAGGAGTAAAACTAAGTAGTGATCCTGGTCACTGGtttaaaaatcctaaaaataggtGTTTTTATAAAAAGTGTGTAAAAAGAGCTGTCTGAAACAAGTTTAAACCACTGGGAGCTAAGCGCGGACTTTGGTACTCCACCTTACACGGTTTTCAGCAAACAGCCTATCTAACTTCCTATTATACTCTTTATTTCAAACTTTATTCTAGTAGTTTAAACTGCAAAACGTCCATATACACGCGCTGAGCCCATCCTTACATTTTTTTTTCTTCTGGGTTAACTTATAGCGTATCCCAGCCGCTGCAGGTTTGACCCAGGCCCGAGGGACGCTTTTCGTAACAGTTGGACGTAGCATCCCGACGGGTCGAAGTCCAGCCGAAGCAATTTAATTTGTCGCGGGATGGCGCGACGGTGTCCACATAATCGGCTCACTTGGCCCCCCGCGCAGCCCGATTCCATCCATGCCGCGGCGCCCGCGTCCACTGGTGTCGCGTCGCGCTGCACGCATCGGTGGTGCCAAGGTGGCGACCTGACGCCTACAAGGAGGCGTCCGCGCCGCGCCTTTCCCAGCTTCTGCGCGCGGCGAGATAGGGAGGAGGCGGAGCCGCGGAGGAGAGAGATGGACCCGGAGAAGCAGCGCCAGCACGACGGCGCGGTGGAGGCGGACATCGAGCGGCTCCCCGTCGACCTCCTCGCTCACATCCTCTCCCTCCTGTCGCCCTTCCGCGACCTGTCCATGTACGTACGACGGCACCCCCCTCATCTCGCTGCTGTTCTGTGCTACAAGTTTGTCACCTGGACCCGCTCTGCTGCTCTGTTGCCTTGCCGCGCCGACGTCAGGGCGGGGGGAGTGAGCCGGAGGTGGCGCTGGGCGGTGGAGCGGTCGCTGGCGTCGCGGCGGCGGCTGAGCTTCGCGGGCCAGCGCACCGGCGACGACACCGCCGCGCGCCTCGTCCGCGCCGCCGTCAACCTCCGCGACCTCGACATGTGAGTTCACCGGCCCCCCATCCCATGCCCCATCTCTCGCTCCGGCCGCTCACCAGAAAGTTCAACCCGTTCTTCCTAACGCTGTCTGTCTGCCCGTTGTTGGAGTTCACGAAGCTGCTGGGGCTGCCGAATCACCGACGATGGCCTCATCAAGATTTCGTCCGCGGATTGCGTCGGCAACCTGACGTCCATATCGCTCTGGGGATTGGCCGGGATCACCGATAAGGGCGTGGTCCGTCTGGTGAGAACTGGAAGCTTCCGGTTAGCTTGTAGATGCCGCCTTTTCATCTATTTTCCAGATTAAAGTGATGAAGTCAATAGCTTTGCTCCACCCGCTTCTCCAAAAAAAAACATGAAGGGAAATGTTTTCGCTGTTTTAATTGTCACGATTCTTTCAAGTGTAGGAACACAATTTTTTTGGGCATTGAATCTCTGATGTTACTTGGTTGGATGTTGACTTGTGCTGAAGAAAAACTTGCCACTTACAATTGCATAGCTTGTCATTTTTTGCTTTCTCATCATCTACGCATAGTTTTATTAAAAAAAAATTCACTTGTCATGTACCCGTGTGTTAGACTACTAGGTTGTTGCTCTCAGAATGGTAATATAACATTCAGAATTTTGCATGTTTGCCAACATTTTTAAATCAAAAATATTTTGCTTGTCATTATCGGTGAGAAGAACGTATGTTGACAATCTGACCCACACCACTAATCGTGTCCTTTAAGGCATTAGTTGGCATTATAACTTACCTTCACGTTTTCTCAACTTTTTTTCTTTGCCTGTACCTGTGTATTAGTCTTTCTGAAAGACATGTTAGAATTATCCACAGCAAGGCAAAAGTTGCCTGGCAATTCTGTCCATAATACTTACTACTACTACTTCCATGTTAGAATTATTCATGACAACTGTTTGTCAAACCTCCCTACAGGTTTCGAGGGCTTATTCTCTGCAGCACCTCAATATCGGTGGAACGTTCATCACAGATGAATCCCTCTACGCAGTCGCAAACAGCTGCGCAAATCTTAAGGTGTGCCTCTAttgtttttttcttcttctgaatCTCAAGTACTTCAGTTCATGGCAAGGTCTCATGTTTACGCAAACAATAAAACCGATAAGGTCTTCTGAATCTCAAGCACTTCAGTTCATGGCAAGGTCTAAATAGCTACTTGTGTTGCCATGCCATTCCTATGGTGCTTTGAAATAAGCGGGTTAATGAATAACGATGAAAGGAAAAACGTGGAGCAGATCAATG
It encodes:
- the LOC100281105 gene encoding F-box domain containing protein isoform X2, whose product is MARRCPHNRLTWPPAQPDSIHAAAPASTGVASRCTHRWCQGGDLTPTRRRPRRAFPSFCARRDREEAEPRRREMDPEKQRQHDGAVEADIERLPVDLLAHILSLLSPFRDLSMAGGVSRRWRWAVERSLASRRRLSFAGQRTGDDTAARLVRAAVNLRDLDISRSCWGCRITDDGLIKISSADCVGNLTSISLWGLAGITDKGVVRLVSRAYSLQHLNIGGTFITDESLYAVANSCANLKSIILWSCRHVTEGGLVALVNKCRRLECINVGGMRVPPESLVGLLSISPALEIRSTARILNLNLNAGVQVS
- the LOC100281105 gene encoding F-box domain containing protein isoform X3, with protein sequence MARRCPHNRLTWPPAQPDSIHAAAPASTGVASRCTHRWCQGGDLTPTRRRPRRAFPSFCARRDREEAEPRRREMDPEKQRQHDGAVEADIERLPVDLLAHILSLLSPFRDLSMAGGVSRRWRWAVERSLASRRRLSFAGQRTGDDTAARLVRAAVNLRDLDICWGCRITDDGLIKISSADCVGNLTSISLWGLAGITDKGVVRLVSRAYSLQHLNIGGTFITDESLYAVANSCANLKSIILWSCRHVTEGGLVALVNKCRRLECINVGGMRVPPESLVGLLSISPALEIRSTARILNLNLNAGVQVS
- the LOC100281105 gene encoding F-box domain containing protein produces the protein MDPEKQRQHDGAVEADIERLPVDLLAHILSLLSPFRDLSMAGGVSRRWRWAVERSLASRRRLSFAGQRTGDDTAARLVRAAVNLRDLDISRSCWGCRITDDGLIKISSADCVGNLTSISLWGLAGITDKGVVRLVSRAYSLQHLNIGGTFITDESLYAVANSCANLKSIILWSCRHVTEGGLVALVNKCRRLECINVGGMRVPPESLVGLLSISPALEIRSTARILNLNLNAGVQVS